TTCAATGCTATAGTTAAACTTAATGAGCCAAAGATATATAAGATTATGTAGTGGTAATGCCTAACCCCCGTTATCTTAACAACAATTCTTTCAACTATTTAGCTAATTATGCTTGACTGGTTTTAGGGTTTTTGACTTGCTGAAGTGAAGCATTGAAACGGCTGGAAGGCAGTCTTATCCCCTATGCTCAGGAACCTTCTACCCGAAGGCGCTACTGTAAGTTTTAGAGGTTGCATCAAGCAACCGTCAAGCATGCTCGATGGACAAGCTATCCCCCCCTAAAAAACATTTGTGAGCTTACAAAGTTATAAAGATATTAATGCTTATGCTAAACTTGTCTGTTTAATAACGATAATTAATTAAACAAACATAGAATCAAAAAGGGATACTCAATGACTCAAGTATCCATTTTTGATTCTATTATATAAACGTGAAAGGGAGCGGATTTCTGAAATCAACTGCCACCTTTTTACAAATAAAAAAACTGCAGGCAAACTCGCTTTTCTTCGAGTTTGTCTACAGTCTGAAACAACTTTTAATCTATCCGGGCCTTTATTTCAAAAGAGATTTATGCCATTTCCACGCACTTTCAATGATTTCTTCCAAATCTATCGATGCTTTCCACCCAAGTTCTTCATATATCTTATTAGCCGAAGCAACAAGACGGGCTGGATCTCCAGGGCGACGGTCTCCATACTCGATGGTCGGTTTCACTCCCGTGACTTTTTCACAAGTGTCGATTACATCCTTAACCGAAAATCCTTTTCCATTCCCAAGATTGTAGGTGGCCGTATCCTTCTTTCCGGATAAAAGGGCTTGAAGCGCGATTATATGGGCTTGAGCTAAATCCGTTACATGGATATAATCACGGATGCAAGTGCCATCTTCTGTGTCATAGTCCGTACCAAACACGGAAATCTTCTCACGTTGACCTAATAAATGCTGTAAAATAATCGGAATCAAGTGTGTTTCCGGATCATGGCTTTCACCGATTTCTGCCGATGCATGTGCTCCGGCCGCATTAAAGTAACGCAAGACGACATAATGAAGTCCATATGCTTTTGCGAAGTCTCCTAAGATCTGCTCTACCATCAATTTCGAGCGGCCATATGGATTAATCGGATTGGTTGGCTGATCCTCATCAATCATATCAACATTCGGTATCCCGTAAGTAGCTGCCGTTGATGAAAAAATGAAATTCTTAACATCATGCTTGAGCATGGTATTCAACAATGTAAGAGTTGCACCTACATTATTTTCATAGTATTTATAAGGATCTTGGACAGACTCCCCAACCAAGCTATTTGCAGCAAAGTGCATAACAGCTTTAATGGGATACTTAAGGAATATATCATTCAAGACCGCTTCGTCCCCTAAATTTCCTTCCACCAAGATGGCCTTCGAATCGACCAGCGAACGAAAACCGGTTGAGAGATTATCCAGAATGACAACCTCTTCAGTATTCACTAACTCTTTTACAAGATGACTTCCAATATATCCTGCACCGCCAACGACCAAAATCATATAGAATTTCCCCTTTTACTTTTAGCTTAAATGAAATCTTGCCAATTTTCTCAACCTATATATGCCATTAGTGTGAGGTCTAATTATAAGAACCTCCCTCATTTTATAAGCATTTATTGAAGGTTTCCATGGCCAATCCATTATATTGGGTGTAATCAAACTTCGCTAGTTTAGGATTATCATTACTAACCATGGTAGATAAGCCCTTTTCCAGTCCATCTATGCTATTTTCGACAAGTAAACCATATTTACCGTTTTCCAAAACGGTTCGGTTAGCCACTATATCAGTAGCCATGATTTTCATTCCTAAAGTCATCGCCTCCAATAATACCATAGGCTGCCCTTCATAATGTGAGGAAAGAACGAAGCAGTCACATTTTTCCATGAACGAAAATGGATTTTCAAGCTGGCCCAAAAGATGAATGGAATGATTTAAGTCCAGCTCATCAATGATTGCCTGCAAATCTTCCTTTAAAGGTCCTTGTCCTAAAATATACAGTTTACTATTTTTGTGTTTTTCATGAAAGCCTGCGAATGCACGAATCAAATTATCTTGGCCTTTTTCAGGTGATAATCTTCCCATATTGACAAAGTTAAAATCATTTTTATCAGGATATGGAACGAATTGATTATTCACTTCCAATCCATGGACCTCTTGTACGCTTAACGCCTGTTTATCGATCC
The DNA window shown above is from Peribacillus sp. FSL P2-0133 and carries:
- the galE gene encoding UDP-glucose 4-epimerase GalE; the protein is MILVVGGAGYIGSHLVKELVNTEEVVILDNLSTGFRSLVDSKAILVEGNLGDEAVLNDIFLKYPIKAVMHFAANSLVGESVQDPYKYYENNVGATLTLLNTMLKHDVKNFIFSSTAATYGIPNVDMIDEDQPTNPINPYGRSKLMVEQILGDFAKAYGLHYVVLRYFNAAGAHASAEIGESHDPETHLIPIILQHLLGQREKISVFGTDYDTEDGTCIRDYIHVTDLAQAHIIALQALLSGKKDTATYNLGNGKGFSVKDVIDTCEKVTGVKPTIEYGDRRPGDPARLVASANKIYEELGWKASIDLEEIIESAWKWHKSLLK